A region from the Brassica napus cultivar Da-Ae chromosome C8, Da-Ae, whole genome shotgun sequence genome encodes:
- the LOC106418724 gene encoding 60S ribosomal protein L21-1-like codes for MPAGHGVRARTRDLFARGFRKKGTIPLSTYLRTFKVGEYVDVKVNGAIHKGMPHKFYHGRTGRVWNVTKRAVGVEVNKQIGNRIIKKRLHVRVEHVQQSRCAEEFKLRIKKNDELKAAAKARGETISTKRQPKGPKPGFMVEGMTLETVTPIPYDVVNDLKGGY; via the exons ATGCCGGCGGGACATGGAGTTCGTGCTCGAACGAGGGATCTGTTCGCTAGAGGGTTCAGGAAGAAGGGTACAATTCCACTGTCCACTTACCTCAGGACCTTCAAGGTCGGCGAATACGTCGATGTCAAAGTGAACGGCGCCATCCATAAGGGTATGCCTCACAAGTTCTACCACGGTCGTACTGGTCGTGTCTGGAACGTTACCAAACGTGCCGTTGGTGTCGAAGTCAACAAACAG attggaaacaggatcataAAGAAGAGGCTTCATGTGCGAGTGGAGCATGTGCAGCAGTCTAGATGTGCGGAAGAGTTCAAACTGAGGATAAAGAAGAACGATGAGTTGAAAGCTGCAGCCAAAGCTAGAGGCGAGACAATAAGCACCAAGAGGCAGCCTAAAGGACCCAAACCAGGATTCATGGTTGAAGGTATGACCTTGGAGACCGTCACTCCTATCCCCTACGACGTCGTCAACGACCTCAAGGGAGGCTACTAG